In Helianthus annuus cultivar XRQ/B chromosome 9, HanXRQr2.0-SUNRISE, whole genome shotgun sequence, the following are encoded in one genomic region:
- the LOC110875229 gene encoding disease resistance protein RPV1-like, translated as MHDRIEEMGMNIVRRLHPHEPQRHNRLWVKKEVEYILVNELGTEATLSIRLQYTELHPSIIMKGLTKMKKLRYLYISGRDCFIERFIAYKPVKIGMGCSNISQKEGGERKVLNELKFLNIKHTEFRIFDLGLTPDLERLDLSGCYDFEEPHVPVESLKLKSLVLHSSILSKLDLRLITPQLETLNLEGCNNIEELHMPVECPKLKSFVLNHSKLSKLDLGQTP; from the exons ATGCATGATCGTATCGAAGAAATGGGTATGAATATTGTTCGTCGTTTGCACCCTCATGAGCCTCAAAGGCATAACAGATTATGGGTTAAAAAAGAAGTAGAATATATCTTGGTTAATGAGTTG GGTACCGAAGCAACACTAAGTATAAGACTACAGTATACGGAACTCCATCCATCTATAATTATGAAAGGTCTTACAAAGATGAAGAAGCTTAGATATCTTTACATTAGTGGGAGAGATTGTTTTATTGAAAGATTTATAGCATATAAGCCTGTTAAAATTGGAATGGGTTGCAGCAACATCTCTCAAAAGGAAGGGGGAGAAAGAAAG GTTCTTAATGAGCTCAAATTTCTTAACATTAAGCATACAGAGTTCAGAATCTTTGACCTTGGGTTGACTCCAGATCTCGAGAGGTTAGATCTATCAGGATGTTATGACTTTGAAGAACCCCATGTACCTGTTGAAAGTCTCAAGCTCAAGTCCCTTGTCCTCCATAGTTCTATATTGAGTAAACTTGACCTTCGGCTAATTACTCCACAACTCGAGACATTAAATCTTGAAGGTTGTAACAACATTGAAGAACTCCACATGCCCGTTGAATGTCCCAAGCTAAAGTCCTTTGTCCTGAATCATTCTAAGTTGAGTAAACTTGACCTAGGCCAGACTCCATAA